One window of the Rosa rugosa chromosome 3, drRosRugo1.1, whole genome shotgun sequence genome contains the following:
- the LOC133736599 gene encoding NAC domain-containing protein 53-like isoform X3 has product MGKSSLPPGFRFNPTDVELVQYYLKRKVMGKRLHVKVIAEVDIYKSAPWDLPDKSCWRSGDLKWYFFCPREKKYASGARMNRATDRGYWKTTGKDRSVLYSNEVVGWIKTLIFHTGRAPRGQRTDWVLHEYRLEDKKLVDMGVPQDSYVLCMVFQKDGIGPRSNKQYGAPFKEEDWTDDEVETVVVPHVNMSEPNLVHANIHQPEPHLIHSNMPEPDLVQANIPDQVPVNSNITEPDLVYGNMPDPYLVYPNMPESDLDYANMPQSDLGNANMSEPSLVLPSNYNSSIATRTNSRESCVSDILPPSSNVLQSVSSNYVTTEKPHVSTDDDIMSMLNCFTEEGTFSMSDIDKNECLTFSWVYSSLIISFILETLIL; this is encoded by the exons ATGGGGAAATCATCTCTGCCTCCTGGTTTTCGGTTCAATCCTACTGATGTTGAGCTGGTACAATATTATTTGAAGAGGAAGGTAATGGGAAAGAGACTCCATGTTAAAGTTATTGCTGAGGTGGACATTTACAAATCGGCTCCTTGGGATCTTCCAG ACAAGTCTTGTTGGCGAAGTGGAGATTTGAAGTGGTACTTCTTTTGTCCTAGAGAGAAAAAATATGCAAGTGGAGCTAGAATGAATCGTGCCACTGACCGTGGTTACTGGAAAACCACAGGAAAGGATAGATCTGTTCTTTACAGTAATGAAGTTGTTGGGTGGATTAAAACATTAATTTTCCACACTGGTCGAGCTCCACGAGGACAGCGGACTGATTGGGTTTTACATGAGTATAGGCTTGAAGACAAGAAACTGGTTGATATGGGTGTGCCTCAG GATTCTTATGTGCTCTGTATGGTTTTCCAAAAGGATGGGATAGGACCAAGAAGCAATAAACAATATGGTGCGCCCTTCAAAGAGGAAGATTGGACTGATGATGAGGTTGAAACTGTTGTAGTTCCACATGTAAACATGTCTGAGCCAAACCTTGTTCATGCAAACATTCATCAGCCAGAGCCACATCTTATTCATTCAAACATGCCTGAGCCAGACCTTGTTCAAGCAAACATACCTGATCAAGTACCTGTTAATTCAAACATCACTGAGCCCGATCTTGTTTATGGAAACATGCCCGacccataccttgtttatccaAACATGCCTGAATCAGACCTTGATTATGCAAACATGCCTCAATCAGACCTTGGTAATGCAAACATGTCTGAGCCATCCCTTGTCTTGCCCAGCAACTATAATAGCTCTATTGCTACTCGCACCAATTCCCGTGAGTCTTGTGTTTCTGATATCTTGCCACCTTCTAGCAATGTTCTGCAGTCTGTTTCCAGTAATTATGTTACAACAGAGAAACCTCATGTTTCAACTGATGATGATATCATGTCGATGCTTAATTGCTTTACAGAAGAAGGAACTTTCTCCATGAGTGACATTGACAAAAATGAG